A single window of bacterium DNA harbors:
- a CDS encoding secretin and TonB N-terminal domain-containing protein yields MKLGNKNLNMVRLFTALFIISVAGLALAKPHINAVKVQKVSDGVNVVVSGQDLSTPNRYQIKANYSIIEFKAGLTGKGQFVRARTVTSKWVKYGWYRAHPPIVRVLICTKPGSKLVVTKDDATNNFVIKTVTKAAVDTQYIRPIITRMAAVAPVTGDETVTVNPVTETLTTPVTETAKTVTPTTTVNVTKTKPNYYVATTNTKPTTTEIAGLTGNTTFTNRRVLKPTTGIVRVSPVSLDFVNADIGNVLKALAIQTGANIVTSPDVKGTVTVSLSGVTVDNALDLITKLSNLKYAKIDNTYVVGTPDTISMMAPTMAAMADPLKNTMEVIRINYGDPYMIKEAVKKAISIMPDANQISIFSSGGILQSSNDGDFQKVGSQSSSTRVTNTNTTVTRNGDSDTASRSAQSAETDKVKVGKLFNPEKFIVMSGPPPLVAAAKQLVEQLDSQFAVAKQSGQAMVIYVAQHTNAKMLKAVLDGDYTKGLLDGANGAEDANLIPMFPSVQVTVGPVPISSERSVSESLISTGGSSSTGGSATAKTKWTEPPMTLILQGPEADVQKVVAFVKNVDVPAPQVMIEAKVVDINLANLKQWGLNWDFLNSTTVTDAPGQSKFSGTIPTGTDDTTSSTFTVSKFFNNLRVTANIDAMLRKNQAKILASPHVSVLDGKYAEVFIGDEINYVASITQSSTGPSIVTGTVKAGIQLNVGPRISLEDGTITMNIRPEVSVVTSFLDVPGGGRLPQVARRYADTSIRVKDGETIIIGGLIREDDLKVVKKVPLLGELPILGFLFTNYKQNKTRNEVVIIITPRIVKD; encoded by the coding sequence GTGAAACTAGGAAATAAGAATCTGAACATGGTGCGCCTGTTCACGGCGCTGTTTATTATCAGCGTCGCAGGATTGGCCCTGGCCAAACCGCATATTAATGCGGTCAAAGTTCAAAAGGTATCTGATGGGGTTAACGTTGTGGTATCTGGACAGGATTTGTCCACCCCAAATAGATACCAAATTAAAGCTAATTACTCAATTATTGAGTTTAAAGCGGGGCTTACAGGAAAAGGACAATTCGTCCGAGCCAGAACCGTCACTTCTAAGTGGGTTAAATACGGATGGTATCGCGCCCACCCACCAATCGTCCGCGTTCTAATTTGTACGAAGCCAGGATCGAAACTGGTTGTTACAAAAGACGATGCGACGAATAACTTTGTGATTAAAACCGTTACTAAAGCGGCAGTAGATACACAGTATATTAGACCGATTATTACCAGGATGGCAGCTGTAGCTCCGGTCACTGGGGATGAAACGGTTACTGTTAACCCGGTCACTGAAACACTGACAACACCTGTAACAGAGACCGCAAAGACCGTAACACCAACGACTACTGTTAATGTTACAAAGACAAAGCCCAACTATTACGTGGCTACTACAAATACAAAACCGACGACGACAGAGATTGCCGGGCTTACCGGTAATACAACTTTTACTAATCGTAGAGTTCTTAAACCGACCACCGGTATAGTTCGAGTAAGTCCTGTCTCACTTGACTTCGTGAACGCTGATATCGGCAACGTGCTTAAGGCGCTTGCCATTCAAACCGGCGCCAATATCGTCACCAGCCCGGATGTCAAAGGCACCGTCACCGTATCGCTTTCCGGCGTTACAGTTGACAACGCCCTCGACTTAATCACTAAGCTGAGCAACCTAAAGTATGCAAAGATCGATAATACTTATGTTGTCGGTACCCCAGATACAATTAGTATGATGGCTCCAACCATGGCCGCCATGGCAGATCCGCTTAAGAATACAATGGAGGTCATCCGAATAAACTACGGTGATCCCTACATGATTAAAGAGGCTGTTAAAAAAGCCATATCTATAATGCCAGATGCCAACCAAATTAGTATTTTCTCAAGCGGTGGCATACTTCAAAGCAGTAATGATGGGGACTTTCAAAAAGTTGGCTCTCAATCATCTAGCACAAGAGTAACAAACACTAACACTACAGTTACACGAAATGGAGATTCTGACACGGCTAGTAGATCTGCGCAATCTGCTGAAACAGATAAGGTTAAGGTTGGAAAATTATTTAATCCTGAGAAGTTTATTGTCATGTCTGGACCTCCCCCATTAGTTGCTGCTGCTAAGCAATTGGTTGAACAACTCGATAGCCAATTCGCTGTTGCCAAGCAATCTGGACAAGCGATGGTCATCTATGTCGCACAGCATACTAATGCAAAAATGCTGAAAGCAGTATTAGATGGGGACTATACCAAAGGTCTGCTTGATGGTGCTAATGGAGCGGAAGATGCCAACCTGATTCCGATGTTCCCTTCAGTACAAGTGACTGTGGGGCCAGTGCCTATCAGCAGTGAACGCAGTGTCAGTGAAAGCCTGATATCAACTGGCGGTTCTTCTAGTACTGGTGGATCAGCTACAGCGAAAACAAAATGGACGGAACCACCGATGACCTTGATCCTGCAAGGGCCTGAGGCTGATGTACAAAAAGTTGTGGCTTTCGTAAAGAATGTTGATGTTCCTGCGCCTCAGGTTATGATTGAAGCTAAAGTTGTAGATATCAACCTAGCAAACCTGAAGCAATGGGGTCTGAACTGGGACTTCCTTAACAGCACCACTGTTACCGATGCTCCAGGACAGAGCAAGTTCAGCGGCACAATTCCTACAGGGACTGACGACACAACATCATCAACGTTTACTGTAAGCAAATTCTTTAATAACTTGCGAGTTACCGCCAATATTGATGCGATGCTGCGTAAAAATCAAGCCAAGATATTGGCTAGCCCGCATGTGTCTGTCTTAGACGGGAAATATGCAGAGGTCTTCATTGGTGATGAGATAAATTACGTTGCAAGTATAACTCAAAGCTCTACAGGGCCAAGTATAGTTACGGGTACTGTTAAAGCAGGCATTCAACTCAACGTAGGACCTCGCATCAGCTTAGAAGACGGCACTATCACCATGAACATCCGTCCAGAGGTAAGCGTGGTTACTAGCTTCCTCGACGTGCCCGGTGGTGGCAGACTCCCACA